The region GCGATAAGAGATCAGGGAGGAACAAGTCACCAACTCACCAAGTCACAACAAGCGGTAAGAGATCAGGGAGAAACAAGTCACCAACTCACCAAGTCACAACAAGCGATAAGAGATCAGGGAGGAACAAGTCACCAACTCACCAAGTCACAACAAGCGATAAGAGATCAAGGAGGAACAAGTCACCAACTCACCAAGTCACAACAAGCGATAAGAGATCAGGGAGGAACAAGTCACCAACTCACCAAGTCACAACAAGCGATAAGAGATCAGGGAGGAACAAGTCACCAACTCACCAAGTCACAACAAGCGATAAGAGATCAGGGAGGAACAAGTCACCAACTCACCAAGTCACAACAAGCGATAAGAGATCAAGGAGGAACAAGTCACCAACTCACCAAGTCACAACAAGCGATAAGAGATCAGGGAGGAACAAGTCACCAACTCACCAAGTCACAACAAGCGATAAGAGATCAGGGAGGAACAAGTCACCAACTCACCAAGTCACAACAAGCGATAAGAGGTCAGGGAGGAACAAGTCACCAACTCACCAAGTCACATATCCCTGGAAATTTACTCTAAAGCCCTGCCCTTGTAATTCAGACTACAAAACTCACTTGTACAAAATACTATATTAAATTGAAAAGTTATTCAAATAACTATGGTTTTACAGATGTGGTAATTAGTTATTCCTTttcaaaaatgtaaatttgtataattttaaaaGCACACTTACTAATTAGTTATAAAAGTTTCACAGGATCAGAATAAACGCTAACTGAGTTTTCCTAGTGTACACATtattacaaatgtacatgtatgtacagatCAAGCAACACATATCCATGTTATTTTGTGGTTGGAATATGAATATTTTCTTCTGATGCCTAAACACCTTGGGTTCCATTCTCATAAATGCATCCAGACTTGTCACAACAGAAATGACCCAAATAAAGAATTAAGATCACAAAACATTACCATAAAAACTCccagtaacaaacaaacaaaccaacaaactaACGAACATGCCATGGTTAACATGATTTCAGAACAGGTAATTCTAAAAGTTTGGAAGCGATCAGCACCAGTTTCAAACACCACTTTTTCCATTTTTCCACTGACATAATGATTGTTATCTTTTAAACGATTCACCGTTTTGAGTGCACAATTTctattactatacctcatacattaTTCATGACCTAGAGTTCAATTCCCACTGGACCATTCAACATCATGTGCCAGACGCTATCTTTGTTGTTTACTAAGCGTGCATTCGAGTTCCCCAAATTGTTGTGCGCAAGCGCtttcaggaaaacaaaaacattcacttTAGTTCACAGTCATCCTAATCAGTTGCTGaggtatgaggtatagtaaaacaaattaacatggTTTAGTTCAGTTGAacagtcgatattagctcccctcTGTCTTGGAAGTTGATAAAGTAGTTACCTCGGCTTTGTTTCAGGATCTATTGTGTCATCTTTAAATACTTTGGGGAGTTAACATCGAATGATCAACCAAGCTCTGCAAGGCCAAAGCAAATAGCCATGCAGCGATGCTTACAGGGCCTAAAAACGAAGCGGTCTAGCACAAAAAACTCTGTAGTACCGAGTTTTCAATTTGTCCATGGCATTAAAACTGCAATAAGCGAAACCTAGGACATCAGTTGAGATGTTGGGATCCTTGTCTTTCCCTGTAAACCACCGGCCTCTCTGTTTACAATCCCGTCTTGGCCGGAGCAGGTGAATCAAAACATATGAGGTCATTTGCAATCTGTTTGGGTGTTTGCACGTTGGTTGGGAACTGCAACTGGGGTGGTGTAAACACATCTGATAGAAGGGACGCCTGAAGAAgtgaaaattaaaataaaatattcactCGCTGCATTGGTTGTACAAAGATGAAGAGACATAAACAGTTACAATTTACAAGTTCGTTTTTACAAATCCCAAAATATTGTAGATGTTTAATACTTCAATATAATTTTAGTTAATACATTACACTTCTAAGCTATGAGCTTCTTCAGACTGGTGACCTGTCTAATGCTCAACTGCCTTTTATACCCTTTCAAATCGGACATAAGAGGCATTGTATGAGTggtttggtattgtcaaaaccGGACCTCTTAATTCATGATTATCAACAATCCAGATGAACTTGGTTAATGatggaaaattacctttttaTTGAGGACGttattctcaaaataaaataatacaacaatGAGATGTAATTGTGAGAATATCTTTCAAGATCTTGCACTAATAACACAAATACCGTCTGCTCACTATAATACTACCATTACATTTTGCCTTGGATAAAATGAAGAAGTACAAGGGCTGCCCAACATGTGCACATGGCGTAGACGTCAgattttccaagggcaaaacaaatcggaaaacagactgaagtaggaagaatatcatgcctgctatAAGTTCATTAGTGCAACTTGAAATTGAGCCTCGGTTTGTCTGTTGCATAGTAGCGTTCCAAAATCCccatttcattttcataattTGTATCAAATACACTTTGACGGACCATCAAGAAATGACATGGCTGGAATGTGTCTTACCTGCAAGGAGGTCCTACAGACTTGAGGACTGTCCAATCCTGCCAATAAAACACCACTGTTTGAATCCGTCATGGAGATGGCTGACGGCTTCAGGTACCTTGCAAATGGATCCTGTTAACGAAACAGTGtcaaatatattaattttttgttttttttgaccTATtacactgtatgctcagtactttccctgagttatgtgaacaaaatcacatgcataatacttgggtgggattcaaacccacgacctttgcaattctagagtagggTTTTACCAAGTTGACCACTGAGATTGCTCCATAGCTAGATGCAGTGCGATTCCCATGTTTcagcagcaggtactgcaaacgatttaaggttttccaatggaagtgccctttgcaaaatgaaaaagccTTGCCCTtttgaagatgaaattccagtcctGGATCTTATATGTAGGATTGAGCCAATTCATGAAAGGTTTTGACTAAAAGGAGCAGAATTTTGAATGGTATCATTTGATTCCATTGTGTTTTATTATGTGGTTCACTGATTAATTTATCTAAATCGTTTTCAGTAATATATTATTATGATTGTGTGtaataaatttgtgttttgcATGTATGCAAAGaaattttcctccatggtaggaccattTAGGatgacttgaattgaattgaataggtGTGAATTGCTTCGATGAATGGTTTCTGTACCAGACTCaacaagcaggacagttcttgtCAGAACTGACAAGTCTCcagaacatctactccgcggtagcagaataaagcaagacagttctctaagaacaaactctacctggcaagtagatacacacatggtgttactacaaCCCAAATATACACAGATTCAACAACTTTTACCTCTTGCTCTTCCCGGTTGATAACACCACTAGGTCTTGGAGTCCTGTCTCTGGAAGAGTTTAACAATGACTTGTCTACGACCTCACCGAGGACTAACTTGCTGAGAGGGGTGCATAGCTTGCTCTGGATGGAGTGTCTTGCATTTTTGGGGGTATAGCTCTGGATCCTTGGAGTGTTGGTATTGCTACCGGGTCCAGCACCGATCCGGGAAGGTTTAAATGGTGAACCAGCTGTGAAAtagttaaaggcaaagtaaacttttaagaataataataacaagttcttatatagcccaTTTcagccctggtcattgggccaataacatctctTTAATctctctcagctccctggggaatatacaacctgggcaatcATAGCCCTCCAAAGACTTgtccatacacaatatcaacctctacctttggaggtacccatttacaccactgggtgaagagaagcaattaaaggcatcttgctcaagtgtcaagaccaggatttgaacccacactctgataactaaatcaccagaacttgaattcgatgctcttaaccactcagccacgccACCCTATctttatcaattgttttaattctatataaatgtagaagtaaacaataaaactaacaagtCAACCAACAAGTGTATCATTTCTCTATCTGTGatttaaacagtaaataaatcaaaatggTTCCAACTAACCTTCACAGTGTGGGGCAGGGCTTCGTACTGGACTCTCAACTTTAAAAAAGCCGCCCTCAAAGACGACCTGTTCAGAGGCACGTGCCCTTGTAACCTTCACCTTCATGGCAGCCTTGATGGCTTGGAGACGCTGGCGTGCTGCGTCACGGTCCTTGTTGGGTTTCGTCACAGTTGGGGCTGGTTTTGACTTCTACAATAAAGGAATAACGCAGGACAAACTCAACTAACTGTTTTCACCCTGAACACTCATCCTACTTTAAGACTCCTActtggcccaattccatagagctgtttaagcagaaaatgtctgctgagcagaaatgagcaggaaaccattCCCAAATTGCACgcgtgacatggtagtttggctggttatcttattctggtaagcataagctcagctaccttttgtgcttaagtagctccatgaaattgggtcaacGTTTGGAAATTTGACACAGGCTGACTACAAAGACCAAAGAAAATGCATTGATTGTTTTTTGATATGCaaagaatgggagactttgggtaCACGGCTGTCAggtccgcaatagaatttgactgcgtattatgcttgggcggttccttcggttacccggttctacccggttccaaattgaaaaccggaccggcggttccactcttctgtggaaccgagtacccgcttttgtcggttccaATTTcaaaagaccgagtcccaattataaaagactctgtggagccgatcctgggacgaaccggctctagaaattgaggcttgatgttgaaaactgtgaccgcagatacactgtgcaaaggcttcaagccgagCATCAACTATCACATGTGGCTgcattattatacaacacacaTTGCACAGATGCATACCACCTGTATATCTCATGCATGCTGAAATAcacagagtccaaagtccaaccagacagcacgttgtgattggctgccgatatatccatattcataaaagcttgtcccatgcacaaaacacacaatactgcatgcatgtacaggcatgtacacttcTATGTACAGAGAcggcacactgcatgcactacggacgtactgcactacggacgtactgcactgcggacgtactgcactgcggacgtactgcactacggacgtactgcattACGGACGTACTGCTGCCGGGCAAATCAAAGACTTGTATAAATGCAtggagaataggtgctcggtggcacgatgtctgattgacttggtgggtattctggtattaatttttcgttaaaaatagatcggctccaattgtgtgtgtgtgtgtgtgagctctggaccgatgtctgattaacttggttattttcagttaaaacagatcggctcaattgtgtgtgtgtgagctcaggaagggcggcttatgttttatattgaattggaaccgggtatgtctcagaaccgagcttttttttggaaccggaaccgagccccaaatttctggaaccgcccaagcttactgcgtatctctatgtgaaatgaatgtcaAACGTGAAAGTACACCCCGGTtgggaggcaggtctctggagttattcacgagccttgaagtgtgaagtcagatgttcaggctacctaAAAAACAGCTATTCTGAAAGACCCAATGGACCGCTAAGTGGCAGCAAACATGGCCACAATTCTAAGAACAACAGATTTACCCATTAAGTCTACTGTCTCCTTAGGTGCTGTTTGGACATCTATGGAAAGCTCTTGTCACTGCACGTATCATTGTACCCAATGAAATCACCGGATCTGACAGCAGGGatctgtctttatccttgcaaataaagacaggggcccagtctattTGTTATGTAATTTGTGTTGGACATACCTTAATAACCTTCTTAGGTTTAACACTGGTTAGAACCGGTTTCTCCTTCTGCCAGTTGTTATCTTGTAGTTTATCCAGTTGGGCAAACAACCCATGAACATCTTTAACCTagtaataaacaaaatcaagttAAATATTCAGTCAAGCTTtctgctcaaaataattagtaagACTACAGCCCGGTCCATTCTTCCTGCAAATGTAAAGCAAATCTTTACGTCACAAATTCTCAGCCAATAGTTTGCAACAGTTGAGCTGTGCAGCGAAAACAGACTTGTGATGTGAttattcgcttcgcatttgcatccGCAGTATTAAGTATGATCCAGGCTTTATAAAGTGCATTTCCCAATAGTACAGGGCGCTGCTAAATAGACAGGTAAAGGGCGAGAAGAGAAAAGATGAGTTTTCAATTTAGACTTGAAAGTCTGGAGTGAGTTGATGTTGTGTTGTTGATTTGGCAGAGAGTTCCAGCACCTGGGATCAAATCTGTTTTTTTCCACgggcaaaaaaataataatcgaAAAACAGTCTTAGTTTGGAAGAACATTATgcctaagtaggatttgaaactttgcatggtggaaatacgatatggaaaggtttgcagtaacaccatgtaatgactatttctaatgagtttgggtggttctgaaagaaaccgttggtttcaacttgaatTTTGAtctgtatgctctgatcgtcttttggagacagctttctccagaagacgatcttagcattacatggtgttaccgcaaacctttccatataacaTTATGTCTGATTTTAGCTACCTGAAAGAAGATCATGTCCCAGAATCCTGTTAGATCCGATGGATTGGTCTCTTTCTCACCACTGCCAAACTCACAGTTATCCACTAGTCCAGAGAACTGCTTAAACCTCTGGTCTATTAGAAGCTGGGCCTTGCCGATAGTGCTGCGAATCTCACCAAGTACTAGGAACAAAGGAATACTATGATTAGGCTCAAGGAAGAATAGATAAGTATCGGTAGTTAAAGGTATGATCATAGATGTGACacggtagtttagctggtaaccttattcttgtaagcataattttgttgtgcttagctgatTTTTGTGCTTGCTTCAACAACTTACCTTCCTCGGTGAGTGTCTCTACTTTTTGAACTGTCTCCCATTTACTGCTTAAGTCGTTCAACCTTGCTGTCTCTGTCACCACTAAACTACGGAAGGATGATACGTCTGAAAGAGAAACACCTCCTGATTAAATGTATGGTACAGTAAATAAAAATGGTGGAACAGAACTCTCCTAAGTAAAAGAAGTCTAACCTGCTTGAACAAACATTGTACACACTGTGCAAGTCTCAGGGTTAGGGTTGAGAAAAAACCTGAACTCTGAGCTCAGAGTTTCAAAACTTGCCAGCATGTGAAGCCCAGTAtaaacatttatctttggttgtTAAAGTCCtactactctgcaatctggggcacTATCTTCAATGTTTCTGTTTTTACGGAGAAATTACATTCCTGGTTTAGGCAAAAAGAACCCTACACCCCCACCGGCATTCCATTTAGAAACGGAGAAATGTCACATCCCTGAAGTCTTCACTAGAACGACAATTCCATACTGAAACACTGTACTGTCTCATATGTAACAATTAAAATTACATCAGCTCAACATTAGGCTCAATTGAATTACAACATGAGAACAAAGGCAAGACTGTTACATGACAACATACCATGTTTCTTGGCTGGAGAATGGACGACTCTCTTTGGAGAATGGACAACAGGCGCAGAGATGCCAGAGATCTCAAGAGGTTGCGGAGCGGGAACTCTCTTTGGAGAATGGGCGACAGGCGCAGAGATGGCAGAGATCTCCAGAGGTTGCGGGGCGGGAACTCTCTTTGGAGAATGGGCGACAGGCGCAGAGATGGCAGAGATCTCCAGAGGTTGTGGGGCGGGAACTCTCTTTGGAGAATGGACGACAGGAGCAGAGATGGCAGAGATCTCGAGAGGTTGCGGGGAGGGCTCTCTCTTTCTCCGCATACTTGAGAGGGGCGTTGAACACCTGTTGGTTTTAAACGTTCGGCCAGAGATTATTATTGGATGACAGGCCGTGATCTTCATCttagagagggcaaggccattttcattttgcaaaggcacttccattggacaaTCTTAAGTCTATgtggaacttttgaaggggaaCCGAGGCCAAGACCGGGGCAACGGAGACCTTGACCTCCGTTTAATTACAGACTTGTGAAAACACAGCCTTGATTACGTCCTGGGTATCCAATTCACAAAGATTGTTTTTAAGTCGAGTTGCCAGCAGGCCCGAAACAACCCATGGCACCCAGagaaattgctgtggtgccatgTGGTTCTGCTGTGGTGCcatttgcaaagttccaatacaacaaaaacctcaaagaagtgccccttataagaggaaaactgctgtgcccctttCAGCATCCAAACAactagagccaacactcaccctaagagatttacacgcaagttcactatttatttatagtttcttcttatttctccacaccatgcaaagcttcaaacaatacttagcTAAGTTTTAGATGGATTTGTTGCACCAAAGCAGACTTAATAACAGTTAAGGTGATCATCAAGAACATGACATTGATAATTATAATTATCATCAAATCACAttatatttctttttcaaacagTCTTACCTTCCTTTTCTCGTGGCTGTTCCCGGGAAAAGAAAACTCTGTGTGCTGGCCGGGCTCATGGGCTCAAACTGCAGGTTGAAATTAAAATTAGCCGGAGCGAAAGACTCTCCGAGATCAGCAGCCTGGAAAGCTTGACCCCTATCGCTGGTTATATTCCTGAGTGATGGTAATGCAAACATCTCTGTGCTTGGCTTGCTGGACACCTTACTTTTTGCACTACGGTTTACTGTAGCTGAGTTGGGAAGAACAGTGTAAAACATAAATGTGTGAATGTTGCAGTCGGGAAGAAATTTTGATTCGATAAAGACCCAGGGTTGGAATAAAGAAGAGGCTCAACCAGTGtgctctgctcatcttcagcaACAACAAGGATGATTTTTGATGGTTCTTAACACGCCTGGGCAATTATATTTAGACCTGGGTTTCAATTTAGTTTGAGACCCAGAAATGTCatgtcaaaaataaaatgaaaacaaataaggACAGAGAATCTCCTGCTTGGGAGTTGTataaatagaccgatccattaagctccgccccatagcatattgaccaatcacaacgcaacgaaggtccaacAATAAAgccgacatgcgtgcgcatatGCTTGGCGTGCCggtagagttgtgcagaaatGCATTGGAGAGGCCCActtgttcttgctcacatgtgcgtagtgggcggagcctaattgATCGGTCTATTCCAAGAGAACCAAAGAGATTAGAAGTTTGCTTACGTTTTGATGCAGCCAGTCTTGTTGATTGCCTAGTGGTTCTTGTAGAAACAGGGACAGCAGCAGCTTTAGGTTTAGCATGTGCAGCTACCGGCTGTAAAATAAGAGAGGGGAATCATTTACAGTTGGAACaaacattaatattaaaattgcGAACATGTTGGGCAGGCTTTGAAGTCTGGATTGAACTTTAGTAAGGAAAACAGAGCTTACGATTTATAACTTACAAAAGTTACTTTTTCATTGGCTAGTCAAGAGGACTAGTTAGCTTATAATTTCGCTAGTCCAATAAGCTTTTTCATTAGTCcgtaataaaaataaaacaacaggGCTGCTTTATGACACTGAACTATCTCTCTGGTATACTCTCCTAtgtaaatgttttctttatGCTTCTTATATTTTGTACTTTGCATttcctctttgtgaaattcatgaATGAATATCCAGCCAGACCACTTGGAGAGAATTTTAAGtggttttcagatgcataaataACTAGTATTTGGCCAACAGACCCATGTTAAGGGAGAACGAACACTGGTTTTCAGGTGCTTTAAACTAGCATTTGGCCAACCCACCAAtgttaagggagaacactgTGCAACGCTGGCCAAACCAAGGTAGAGGCAAGGAACTCTCAAAACACATCACCATGTGCCATCGGGGtgcaacttcatggctctgcgtaCCAAAGAAGTCGGCAATAACACtgtcatgaaatttggcccaagtGGTTCATTAAGAAGCCAACGACTTCCTACATGGTTGTGGTTTAACTCAGTGATGATCTTATCGCCTTTTAGTAGTACTCAAATACAAACTGATATACCTTGCTGGCTGAAGTTCTTGTTGAGGCACGGGTAACTCGCCTTTCTGGTTTAGTCTGGACCTTTTGGATACAAACATTAAGAGAAAAAtggatgaaataaataaaatcaacaaaggTCTATTGCAATCCACAAAAGAGCACACAGACAATTTTGTTTAGGCCTAGCTGTTTAGAAACACATAAAGCTGCCAGCACAGATAAGTTTTGCAAacatgggccaatttcatagcaatgcttaacagtaagcagtTTGTCGTGCTAAGGTTTGCAAGAAAATGTGGCAGCTAGTTTGCGCATTCactatggatttgcattgttacgtcattcATTGTCTTACAAAATCTTACTAGTATCCTGCTTAGCAATGTTTTAacaactttctgcttagcaaaatagtgctgcttaagcaaagaaattgggcccaatccTATGTGGAGCGTAGAAGTTCATCTTTGATATGACAAGGCCGTTAGAAAAGGAAACACTTACCTCAGTTCTCTTGAAGGCAGGATTTTTCTGGGTCCTGCTTGTCGATAGATTGGTGGGCTTTTTCTCCGCTACAACTTTGCAAACCTTGAACATGGGTTTCTTACTCTTCTCCTTCTCCAATGTTTTCTTTATATCCCGTTCTTTTTTCCATTTCTGGAGCATTTCCTTCCTGGTTAGGTTTGCGTCGACAGGTTTCTTTGCTGCTGCTGCCAAGATAGattttaatcaatcaatcaaaatgctCAAAGGcatgcaattacaaggttgtaggtttgaatgccataagctaaccactgatttcacaatgacaagaaCAACTGAATAAGTATGGTTGTCTAGTTAcggaatcacaatttcttgatttttgcaGTTCATATTCATAGATGTTTAAACAATGTTCACATTGAGAAAGATTggatgttgccagcttggcatttATATCCCTATGTGAGAGCTTGCTGAATTCCCTTGATGGCAAGATAATCTACTATGTATAAAAAAGACACAACAAGTAGTTGCAGCCACAGTGGGTGGTACCTGGCACCAATTTTCCTACCAGAAACAAAATTTAGCATTTAACATTTAGCACTACTTTCATACATTGTGTCTTGGAATTCTTCTTACTTGATAGGGCAGGGCAGTCTTGACCTGTCTTTTCTTACCTGTCGGGGGTAGAGTTGACCTTTGCACATTAGCATCAAGATTCTCTTTCAGAGGAGCTAGTTTCTGAACGTCACGGTGGCGCATGAAGGTGGTATCTCTCTGCGAGCGCTGGTCGACCGACCTCCGCTTCactctcattattctcttaccTTCTTGGTCAAGGGCCATgcccttttttttataattactGGTAAAATCCATGATCAGATTGTGATCTGAGGTGAAAATGGACAGAAATATATTGAGTCGAATTTCccagaagattttttttatatttttaaattgttttgtagGCACAGGTTTTGGTTTGTTAATATTAGTTAGTAatctttatataacacccaagcagatccttgccatttgattggagggttgtctgtcacgtgatagcaaataaaagtaccattgcacgctgagtcactcaccgagcttttttgttccatccaaaaagtaccattgcacgctgccagcgtgcaatggtacttttcggatggaacgaaaaagctgagtaaaaacatcactgcgtgcgcgtaacgcagcagtgttactgcaaggtagtaaaattactagcattcggcttctacaattaaaaactgTAGGCcatacgctttgtttgttttgaaagttgcatctttcaatcaaaatgacaaagatctacataatgataatgaatgtttttcattcgtgcaatggtgcaaaatgctcattcgttgaaagctggagtgttccattcaactcggctccgcctcgttgaatggaacattccatctttcaactcatgaacatattcgcaccattgcactcataaacattcattatcattatgtgtataatattcagTCTTGGGCTAAATTTTGcataaagcacaacaaaattgctaagcacaggaaaactCAAGCTTCACATACATAGTAGTCTATAGCAGAATGATTCCTAGTGTAATAGTTTTAAGAAGAGTAGAGTCAGACTCTCAGAGTAGACAGAGCATTGCAAAAAGTTGCGTAAATGCattgtacatttatttaatttaatatttgactGAACTTAAAAAAGTCTGCCAATCAACAAAACATCGGATTCAGAATTATACCCAgttactggggcgctgtactcctctTTTcgtcgaaaaaaggagtacagcgccccagttactgggtctaattcAGAATAAATTCAGAGTAACAtgtaaaattttcattttatttcccaactttttaaatttgattagcaacaataaaataacaatgtcaATAATATTATAAAGACTAAGTTAAGAGCCTATAGCCCTATAAAAACACACGACTCGATTGCCCGGCGCTATTATTTAATATTAgtatttaatataattataatgtattaataatactaatgagtatagtattaaatattattatcacGACTGGGCCTGGGGGactgtattttaatttttataatatCAGCGATAGCCTGCTTACGCCTACGctattttcactcgcatttTTGATTGACTGgggtaaattattattatttcatttcgaatgaaaaattGGTGGCGCCATAAGTTACGGAAAGTTTTCCGATTACTTTCTGTCACATCTtccgaacggtcgagttgtcggaaaagtttccgtacggcgccaccactttttcattcgatatgaaataatacagcatctaatttacctcaatgagatatccctttttgtaaaaatgagtgaaaaagtggtggcgccatacggaaagttatccgagtTGTCTCAACAGTCTAGTGTACTAGTACTAGGCCTACCAAAGTTCATCAAACAAAAGTCGAGTTGTCCAACTCCAACGCACGAGTTATTCGTCTGAATAAAAAAACCTCGTCCACCCTCTTCAATCTCTTATCTCATCTAGCCTTACCTCCCATTCTTCCACCTTGTTTTTGCTAACTACTTCCCAAAATATTCAGCAATTTTGTTAGTttgtacttactcaaaatgCACTTTATTATACTTACTCGAAAAACGGCAGCAGAAGGAAACGGTCCAAACCAAAACACCAGCAAAAATTAAACGCCGTGTACAAAAAATTAACCAATCTGATT is a window of Asterias rubens chromosome 21, eAstRub1.3, whole genome shotgun sequence DNA encoding:
- the LOC117304861 gene encoding disks large-associated protein 5-like isoform X2 — translated: MDFTSNYKKKGMALDQEGKRIMRVKRRSVDQRSQRDTTFMRHRDVQKLAPLKENLDANVQRSTLPPTAAKKPVDANLTRKEMLQKWKKERDIKKTLEKEKSKKPMFKVCKVVAEKKPTNLSTSRTQKNPAFKRTEVQTKPERRVTRASTRTSASKPVAAHAKPKAAAVPVSTRTTRQSTRLAASKPTVNRSAKSKVSSKPSTEMFALPSLRNITSDRGQAFQAADLGESFAPANFNFNLQFEPMSPASTQSFLFPGTATRKGRCSTPLSSMRRKREPSPQPLEISAISAPVVHSPKRVPAPQPLEISAISAPVAHSPKRVPAPQPLEISAISAPVAHSPKRVPAPQPLEISGISAPVVHSPKRVVHSPAKKHDVSSFRSLVVTETARLNDLSSKWETVQKVETLTEEVLGEIRSTIGKAQLLIDQRFKQFSGLVDNCEFGSGEKETNPSDLTGFWDMIFFQVKDVHGLFAQLDKLQDNNWQKEKPVLTSVKPKKVIKKSKPAPTVTKPNKDRDAARQRLQAIKAAMKVKVTRARASEQVVFEGGFFKVESPVRSPAPHCEAGSPFKPSRIGAGPGSNTNTPRIQSYTPKNARHSIQSKLCTPLSKLVLGEVVDKSLLNSSRDRTPRPSGVINREEQEDPFARYLKPSAISMTDSNSGVLLAGLDSPQVCRTSLQASLLSDVFTPPQLQFPTNVQTPKQIANDLICFDSPAPAKTGL
- the LOC117304861 gene encoding disks large-associated protein 5-like isoform X1, which encodes MDFTSNYKKKGMALDQEGKRIMRVKRRSVDQRSQRDTTFMRHRDVQKLAPLKENLDANVQRSTLPPTAAAKKPVDANLTRKEMLQKWKKERDIKKTLEKEKSKKPMFKVCKVVAEKKPTNLSTSRTQKNPAFKRTEVQTKPERRVTRASTRTSASKPVAAHAKPKAAAVPVSTRTTRQSTRLAASKPTVNRSAKSKVSSKPSTEMFALPSLRNITSDRGQAFQAADLGESFAPANFNFNLQFEPMSPASTQSFLFPGTATRKGRCSTPLSSMRRKREPSPQPLEISAISAPVVHSPKRVPAPQPLEISAISAPVAHSPKRVPAPQPLEISAISAPVAHSPKRVPAPQPLEISGISAPVVHSPKRVVHSPAKKHDVSSFRSLVVTETARLNDLSSKWETVQKVETLTEEVLGEIRSTIGKAQLLIDQRFKQFSGLVDNCEFGSGEKETNPSDLTGFWDMIFFQVKDVHGLFAQLDKLQDNNWQKEKPVLTSVKPKKVIKKSKPAPTVTKPNKDRDAARQRLQAIKAAMKVKVTRARASEQVVFEGGFFKVESPVRSPAPHCEAGSPFKPSRIGAGPGSNTNTPRIQSYTPKNARHSIQSKLCTPLSKLVLGEVVDKSLLNSSRDRTPRPSGVINREEQEDPFARYLKPSAISMTDSNSGVLLAGLDSPQVCRTSLQASLLSDVFTPPQLQFPTNVQTPKQIANDLICFDSPAPAKTGL